In a genomic window of Spodoptera frugiperda isolate SF20-4 chromosome 18, AGI-APGP_CSIRO_Sfru_2.0, whole genome shotgun sequence:
- the LOC118277940 gene encoding uncharacterized protein LOC118277940 — protein MSPILESCWSPCIWSSTVKSGSRAVAVYTIAMSMVLITFIAYQMAGGDSTQLWNPLFEADVRGSLQVFGAIFIVIFILLIIFSVFMIIGINIWMRGFILPWLGLMAFIILFQLLFGLWLIGGYYIYLDATFAAFIDFIWMAYNIYCWLCVFSQYQIILDMQSPNIEILVEY, from the exons ATGTCTCCAATACTTGAATCCTGCTGGTCACCATGTATTTGGTCATCAACAGTGAAGAGTGGAAGTCGGGCGGTTGCTGTGTATACCATTGCTATGAGTATGGTGTTGATCACGTTTATTGCGTACCAAATGGCGGGCGGAGACTCCACACAACTCTGGAACCCTTTGTTCGAAGCTGATGTGCGAGGAT CTCTACAAGTATTTGGGGctatattcattgtaatatttatacttcTCATCATTTTCTCCGTTTTCATG ATAATTGGAATCAACATCTGGATGCGAGGTTTCATTCTGCCGTGGTTGGGGTTGATGGCGTTCATCATCCTGTTCCAACTGCTGTTTGGACTCTGGCTTATCGGAGGATACTATATTTAT TTGGACGCAACATTCGCTGCATTTATCGATTTTATCTGGATGGCATACAAT ATCTACTGCTGGCTCTGCGTTTTCTCCCAATACCAAATAATATTGGACATGCAGTCGCCAAACATAGAGATATTGGTCGAATACTAA